The Clostridioides difficile genome has a segment encoding these proteins:
- a CDS encoding ketose-bisphosphate aldolase encodes MLINMKEMLKVAQENQFAVPAFNIGSGQILKAVVQSANEKNAPVILAIHPDELRFLGDSFVASCIEEANKSKVPMVIHLDHGGNKAQILRAIRCGFTSVMIDGSHLPYEENVAISREVVEIAKGLNVSVEGELGTIGTTGTSGEGGSDEIIYTDSKLARDFVEKTGVDTLAIAIGTAHGIYPKGFKPELKLDLLKEIREVVDIPLVLHGGSSNPDEEIAQAVKLGVCKINISSDVKSAYYKKCRELLEQNPSLYEPNAIYPPCIEVAREVIEFKMNLFNDIDKLKCFYEKKN; translated from the coding sequence ATGTTAATAAATATGAAAGAGATGCTAAAAGTGGCACAAGAAAATCAATTTGCTGTACCAGCATTTAATATAGGAAGTGGACAAATACTTAAAGCAGTAGTACAGAGTGCCAATGAAAAAAATGCACCAGTAATACTTGCAATACACCCAGATGAGCTAAGATTCCTAGGAGATAGCTTTGTAGCTAGTTGCATAGAAGAAGCAAATAAGAGCAAGGTACCTATGGTAATACACTTAGATCATGGGGGAAATAAAGCTCAAATATTAAGAGCTATAAGATGTGGATTTACATCAGTAATGATTGATGGATCGCATTTACCATATGAAGAAAATGTAGCTATATCTAGAGAAGTAGTAGAAATAGCAAAAGGATTAAATGTATCTGTAGAAGGAGAACTCGGAACAATAGGGACAACAGGAACATCAGGAGAAGGTGGTTCTGATGAAATAATATATACAGATTCAAAATTAGCTAGAGATTTTGTTGAAAAAACAGGAGTAGATACACTAGCTATTGCAATTGGGACAGCACATGGTATATATCCAAAAGGGTTTAAACCAGAACTTAAATTAGATTTATTAAAAGAAATAAGAGAAGTAGTAGATATACCTTTAGTTCTTCATGGGGGATCATCAAATCCAGATGAAGAAATAGCACAAGCAGTTAAGCTAGGAGTTTGTAAAATAAATATTTCAAGTGATGTTAAGTCAGCATATTATAAGAAATGCAGAGAACTATTAGAACAAAACCCAAGTTTATATGAACCAAATGCTATCTATCCACCATGTATAGAAGTTGCAAGAGAAGTTATAGAGTTTAAAATGAATTTATTCAATGACATAGATAAATTAAAGTGCTTTTATGAAAAGAAGAATTAA
- a CDS encoding fructose-specific PTS transporter subunit EIIC, producing MIGQILRSDCIILDKQLQTKKDVIDYMANHLYHGNYINDKEKFIIDINKREEESSTNMGNLIAIPHAKSSAVKQPVMMYLRTDKEITDNDGQKLRSFFMIAVPESGSNEHLKIISKLATYLMEENLLNNLLSAETPYEILNIFNNKAAESGDLSNNQNKGLIVGITGCPTGIAHTFMAKKALEEAGQELGYEVKIETHGAIGVENKLTKEDIKRAEYVVIACDKEVQMSRFIGKKVLQKKVVDAKNVSLAKNLIMNAENGMAKEIKPGGKTLEDSKEKLQGSEKKGVYKHLMSGVSEMIPFVVIGGIGIAIAFMFGIFASDPTHETYNPIAGFFGQLGGDSAFKLFIPILAGFIAKSIAGRQGFAPAMIAGFMAVIGGSGFIGGMVAGFATGYIALGVIKITENLPDVLKGVNAVLICPLLIAFTSGAIMFFIVNTPASWLNEALQSWLQSMSGTNKVLLGAILAGMMASDMGGPINKTASAFGLAMFSSNIFEPSAALMVGGMVPPLAISLAMLIFKNKFTKEERKSSLPTAIMGASFITEGAIPFAAADPLRMIPANIIGSCIGGAICMSLDITLMAPHGGIFVIPFACSAPVAYIACILVGTVITALIIGITKPTLKSENGEVEVLGA from the coding sequence ATGATAGGACAAATATTACGAAGTGATTGTATTATACTAGATAAACAATTACAAACTAAAAAAGATGTGATTGATTATATGGCAAATCATTTGTATCATGGAAATTATATAAATGATAAAGAAAAATTTATAATTGATATTAATAAACGTGAAGAAGAATCATCAACTAACATGGGGAATTTAATAGCTATCCCTCATGCTAAGTCAAGTGCAGTAAAACAACCTGTAATGATGTATTTAAGAACAGATAAGGAAATTACTGATAATGATGGTCAAAAACTTAGGTCATTTTTTATGATAGCAGTTCCAGAGTCAGGTTCAAATGAACACCTTAAGATTATATCTAAACTAGCTACATATCTAATGGAAGAGAATCTCCTTAATAACCTACTAAGTGCAGAAACTCCATATGAAATATTAAATATATTTAATAATAAAGCTGCAGAATCAGGAGATTTAAGTAATAATCAAAATAAAGGTCTCATAGTTGGAATAACAGGATGCCCAACAGGGATAGCTCATACTTTTATGGCAAAAAAAGCATTAGAGGAAGCAGGACAAGAACTTGGATATGAAGTTAAAATAGAAACTCATGGAGCTATAGGTGTAGAAAATAAATTGACTAAAGAAGATATAAAAAGAGCTGAGTATGTAGTAATAGCTTGTGATAAAGAAGTTCAAATGAGTAGATTTATAGGAAAGAAAGTATTACAAAAGAAAGTAGTAGATGCTAAGAATGTTTCTTTAGCTAAAAATTTAATTATGAACGCTGAAAATGGAATGGCTAAAGAAATTAAACCAGGTGGAAAAACTTTAGAAGATTCAAAAGAAAAACTTCAAGGGTCAGAGAAAAAAGGTGTTTATAAGCACTTAATGAGTGGTGTATCTGAAATGATTCCATTTGTAGTAATAGGTGGGATTGGTATAGCCATAGCATTTATGTTTGGTATATTTGCATCAGACCCAACTCACGAAACATACAACCCTATAGCTGGATTCTTTGGACAACTTGGAGGCGATTCAGCATTTAAGTTATTCATACCAATACTTGCTGGTTTTATAGCTAAATCAATAGCAGGAAGACAAGGTTTTGCTCCTGCTATGATAGCTGGTTTTATGGCAGTTATTGGAGGTTCAGGGTTTATAGGTGGTATGGTAGCAGGCTTTGCAACAGGATATATAGCTTTAGGAGTAATAAAGATAACAGAAAATTTACCAGATGTATTAAAGGGAGTAAATGCTGTATTGATATGTCCACTGCTGATTGCATTTACTAGTGGAGCTATAATGTTCTTTATAGTTAATACACCAGCATCGTGGTTAAATGAAGCTTTACAGTCTTGGTTACAAAGTATGTCTGGAACTAATAAGGTATTATTAGGTGCAATATTAGCAGGAATGATGGCATCAGATATGGGAGGGCCTATTAATAAAACAGCTTCAGCATTTGGATTGGCCATGTTCTCCAGCAACATATTTGAACCATCAGCAGCATTAATGGTAGGTGGAATGGTACCTCCACTAGCAATATCATTAGCTATGTTAATATTCAAAAACAAGTTTACTAAAGAAGAAAGAAAGTCATCACTACCAACTGCTATAATGGGGGCATCTTTCATAACAGAAGGAGCAATACCATTTGCAGCTGCAGACCCATTAAGAATGATTCCAGCAAACATAATTGGTTCTTGTATCGGAGGGGCAATATGTATGAGTTTGGACATAACTTTAATGGCACCACATGGAGGAATATTTGTAATACCATTTGCATGTAGTGCACCAGTTGCGTATATAGCTTGTATATTGGTTGGGACAGTAATAACAGCATTAATTATAGGGATAACAAAGCCTACTCTAAAGAGTGAAAATGGTGAAGTTGAAGTACTTGGTGCTTAA
- a CDS encoding transcription antiterminator yields the protein MLVSRQIEFLKLILNENKYRPIKYFKDKLNVSDKTLQKDLKIIERYLETFNIKIDIKRGYGILIEALAKKNIDLINSLNIQPKSNKSLSVEQRRMEILKYLLLNSSNITSINQLADKYYVSKTSIVNDFKYIETWIKEYNLKLNKTLEGTKIIGKEVDIRKSIAKMIDDLLDENYEQHDISELTRLDSATFSALINLFDIDSIIFVETIITELENNLGYTISQPYYINLITHILICLKRIEEGNQIESQKEREVSVDNLDELVYQNVTTLIGKIENRYRVKITKDEIMYIYIFLVSSGFSSESNSSYNAESDILGESEKLSSIMIENMSQFLNINLKNDDLLQKSLASHVRPMLNRLRYDIQIKNPLLGEIQERFSDVLGLCMMTINIMAEYYNLNNISIDEVSYLATYFQAAIERTMSSKRVIVVCHTGYGTSQLLAARLKREFPEWTIVDIIPMHQLNKRNLEDVDFVISTVNLDLKDKLHIVVSVLLMESDINNIKNALVTKPKKNMNLDTNLLGMYLKDNIYFNFDVMQLESLIGMNLSSKYKSISLGKDLNIYICNQSKLNKGIMSINNINRTIDIYLETSNQSFLKNILIEISNLYRQKNYINYLIDCKRKEDVKILFDNNVLEKINGN from the coding sequence ATGCTTGTATCGAGGCAAATTGAATTTCTTAAATTGATATTAAATGAAAATAAATATAGGCCTATAAAATATTTTAAAGATAAATTAAATGTATCAGATAAAACACTACAAAAAGATTTGAAGATAATTGAGAGATATTTAGAAACTTTTAATATAAAAATTGATATAAAAAGAGGTTACGGAATATTAATAGAAGCTTTAGCAAAGAAGAATATAGACTTAATTAATAGTTTAAATATACAACCAAAGTCAAACAAATCTTTATCAGTAGAGCAAAGAAGAATGGAAATTTTAAAGTATCTATTACTAAATTCAAGTAATATAACTTCAATAAACCAGTTAGCGGATAAATATTATGTAAGTAAAACTTCTATAGTAAATGATTTTAAATATATAGAGACATGGATAAAAGAATACAATCTAAAACTTAATAAGACGTTAGAGGGAACTAAGATTATAGGTAAAGAAGTAGATATAAGGAAATCGATTGCCAAAATGATAGATGATTTATTAGATGAAAATTATGAACAGCATGATATATCTGAGCTAACAAGATTAGATTCAGCTACATTTAGTGCTTTGATAAATTTATTTGATATTGATTCTATTATATTTGTAGAAACTATAATTACAGAGTTAGAAAATAATTTAGGATACACTATAAGTCAACCCTACTATATAAATTTAATTACACATATACTTATATGTTTAAAGAGAATCGAAGAAGGTAATCAAATAGAGTCTCAGAAAGAAAGAGAAGTTTCTGTCGATAATTTGGATGAGTTGGTATATCAAAATGTCACTACACTCATAGGAAAAATAGAAAATAGATACAGAGTAAAAATAACAAAAGATGAAATTATGTACATATATATTTTTTTAGTATCATCTGGATTTAGTAGTGAAAGTAACAGTAGTTACAATGCTGAATCAGATATATTAGGTGAAAGTGAAAAGTTATCATCTATAATGATAGAGAATATGTCACAATTTTTAAACATAAATCTTAAGAATGACGACTTACTACAAAAAAGTCTAGCATCTCATGTAAGACCTATGTTAAACAGATTAAGATATGATATCCAAATAAAAAATCCATTGTTAGGAGAGATACAAGAGCGATTCTCAGATGTATTGGGGTTGTGTATGATGACTATAAATATTATGGCAGAGTATTATAATCTAAATAATATTAGTATAGATGAAGTTTCGTATCTTGCTACATATTTTCAAGCAGCAATAGAAAGAACTATGAGTAGTAAAAGAGTAATAGTAGTTTGTCATACAGGATATGGAACATCTCAGCTCCTTGCAGCTAGATTAAAAAGAGAATTTCCTGAATGGACTATAGTTGATATAATTCCTATGCATCAATTGAATAAGCGAAATTTAGAAGATGTAGACTTTGTAATATCTACTGTAAATTTAGATTTGAAAGACAAATTACATATAGTTGTATCAGTACTATTAATGGAAAGTGATATTAATAATATAAAAAATGCTTTAGTTACTAAACCTAAAAAAAATATGAACTTAGATACAAACTTATTAGGAATGTATTTAAAAGATAATATATATTTTAATTTTGATGTAATGCAGCTGGAAAGTTTAATAGGCATGAATTTAAGTAGTAAATATAAATCTATCTCATTAGGAAAAGATTTAAATATATATATATGTAATCAAAGTAAATTAAATAAGGGAATAATGAGTATCAACAATATTAATAGAACGATTGATATTTATTTAGAAACTAGTAATCAGAGTTTTTTAAAGAATATTTTAATTGAAATATCAAATCTATATAGGCAAAAGAATTATATAAACTATCTAATAGATTGCAAAAGAAAAGAGGATGTTAAAATATTATTTGATAATAATGTACTGGAGAAAATAAATGGAAATTAG
- a CDS encoding PTS sugar transporter subunit IIA has translation MEIREILSEESVILDLKSTTKEGIIQELVDKLYDKGSITLKSKFIKALKRREKMGSTSIGYQMAMPHGKTKYVKKASVVIGKSKKGIDWPSIDGLPVKVIIMFAMPQSEGNEDMILISKIAYILGGKDISERLLSAHTKEEILDIFYEV, from the coding sequence ATGGAAATTAGAGAAATATTAAGCGAAGAAAGTGTTATTTTAGATTTAAAATCAACTACAAAAGAAGGTATAATACAAGAATTAGTAGATAAACTATACGATAAAGGGAGTATAACTTTAAAAAGTAAGTTTATAAAGGCGCTAAAGCGTAGAGAAAAAATGGGTTCGACTAGTATAGGTTATCAGATGGCCATGCCACATGGAAAAACAAAATATGTAAAGAAAGCATCTGTGGTAATAGGTAAATCTAAAAAAGGCATAGATTGGCCAAGTATAGATGGTTTACCTGTAAAGGTAATAATTATGTTTGCTATGCCGCAATCTGAAGGCAATGAAGATATGATATTAATATCTAAAATAGCTTACATTTTAGGTGGCAAAGATATAAGTGAAAGGCTTCTAAGTGCACATACAAAAGAAGAAATATTAGATATATTTTATGAAGTATAG
- the alr gene encoding alanine racemase, with protein sequence MMNINSSTWAEVNLTNIKYNVDTVKKALTKDTMLCCVVKADAYGHGAVEVSKFLDKEENVDFFSVARLEEGLVLAKAGIKKTILCMGYTNTDKIQHAVDSNIRITVYSLEMAMKIDELAKLSNKKAYVHIKIDTGMSRIGFLVNEQSISDIKKMFTLENLVIEGIYTHFAKSDEKNKETTYKQIKKYNRVINSLEEANLNIPIKHVSNSAAILDLRECDFNMVRLGISLYGSYPSSEVSRDIKLKTALELKTIVNNIKNIDKGTSVSYAGIYTADKDVKIATLSVGYADGFPRTQKNPQVFINGRLLNIVGRMCMDQTMVEVPNDLDIKMEDEAILIGDIDGIRIGDISSRVGTIDHEILCCITKRVNRVYITN encoded by the coding sequence ATGATGAATATAAACTCAAGCACATGGGCTGAGGTAAATTTAACTAATATAAAATATAATGTAGATACTGTAAAAAAAGCTTTAACTAAAGATACTATGCTATGCTGTGTTGTAAAAGCAGATGCTTATGGACATGGGGCTGTAGAAGTGTCTAAGTTTTTAGATAAAGAAGAAAATGTTGATTTCTTTTCAGTAGCTAGATTAGAAGAAGGTTTAGTACTTGCAAAAGCAGGTATAAAAAAAACTATTTTATGTATGGGTTATACAAATACAGATAAAATACAGCATGCAGTAGATAGTAACATAAGAATTACTGTATATTCTTTAGAAATGGCTATGAAAATAGATGAATTAGCTAAATTAAGCAATAAAAAAGCTTATGTACATATAAAAATTGACACTGGTATGAGCAGAATAGGTTTCTTAGTTAATGAACAATCTATATCAGACATAAAGAAAATGTTTACTTTAGAAAATTTAGTTATAGAGGGTATTTATACTCACTTTGCAAAATCAGATGAAAAAAATAAAGAAACTACCTACAAGCAAATAAAGAAATACAATAGAGTTATAAATTCATTAGAAGAAGCTAACTTAAATATACCAATAAAGCATGTATCAAATAGTGCTGCAATTTTAGACTTAAGAGAATGTGATTTTAATATGGTTAGATTAGGAATATCTTTATATGGTTCTTATCCATCATCTGAAGTTAGTAGAGATATAAAACTAAAAACTGCTTTAGAATTAAAAACTATAGTTAATAATATAAAAAATATAGATAAAGGAACTAGTGTTAGTTATGCTGGTATATATACAGCAGATAAAGATGTTAAAATAGCTACATTATCAGTTGGTTATGCAGATGGATTCCCTAGAACACAAAAAAATCCTCAAGTATTTATAAATGGTAGATTATTAAATATAGTAGGAAGAATGTGTATGGATCAGACTATGGTTGAGGTACCAAATGATCTTGATATTAAGATGGAAGATGAGGCTATCTTAATAGGTGATATAGATGGAATAAGAATAGGTGATATATCAAGTAGGGTGGGAACAATAGACCATGAAATACTTTGCTGTATAACTAAAAGGGTAAATAGGGTATATATAACAAATTAG
- a CDS encoding helix-turn-helix domain-containing protein, translating to MNEVDISKNITEYRKRKNMTIKELANLTGVTSSLLSQIEKGSANPSINTLKQISSALDIPLFNFFINDVDTESLVVRKESRKKIMFSDDDSFAYELLTPNSKGEIELMLMKIPSQGSSSKEQFSHRGEEVAYVIKGNVRLYLMNSVIDLNCGDSVKILPHSSHKWENIGECDCEVIFAVTPPSF from the coding sequence ATGAATGAGGTAGATATATCAAAGAACATTACTGAATATAGAAAAAGAAAAAACATGACTATTAAAGAATTAGCTAATTTAACAGGTGTTACTTCATCTTTGCTTAGTCAAATAGAAAAAGGAAGTGCTAATCCGTCTATTAATACATTAAAACAAATTTCTAGTGCATTAGATATACCATTATTTAATTTTTTTATAAATGATGTGGATACAGAAAGTTTAGTAGTTAGAAAAGAAAGTCGTAAAAAGATTATGTTTTCTGATGATGATAGCTTTGCATATGAATTACTAACTCCAAACTCAAAGGGAGAAATAGAATTAATGCTTATGAAAATACCATCTCAAGGCTCATCTTCAAAAGAACAGTTTAGCCATAGAGGAGAAGAAGTTGCCTATGTAATTAAAGGAAATGTAAGGCTTTATTTAATGAATAGTGTAATTGATTTAAATTGTGGGGATAGTGTAAAAATACTTCCACACTCAAGTCATAAGTGGGAAAATATAGGAGAATGTGATTGTGAAGTTATATTTGCAGTAACCCCACCGTCTTTTTAA
- a CDS encoding nitroreductase family protein, whose amino-acid sequence MKYQHIIEVNKELCIGCGLCKNDCPVNNIVIENKKSVIKKQDCLMCGHCAAICPKEAIILTGFDEPPIELTNKHNLDSDELLMAIKSRRSIRKFKDKEVSSEIVKQIIEAGRYTPSAKNSQDVSYIVLDNKKAIYEKEAVKFFRKIKPIANITVKYSKEVEIDDNFFFKHAPIAIMIVTKDKISGSLAASNMALMAESCGLGVLFSGYFSDVANNSLKLKKLLSLKYRDHILTTLVIGYPDVKYRRTAQKEAASVRYL is encoded by the coding sequence ATGAAATATCAACACATAATTGAAGTTAATAAAGAACTTTGTATTGGATGTGGACTTTGTAAAAATGATTGTCCAGTAAATAATATAGTTATAGAAAATAAAAAATCAGTAATTAAAAAACAAGACTGCCTAATGTGTGGTCACTGTGCTGCAATCTGTCCCAAAGAAGCTATTATACTGACAGGATTTGATGAACCACCAATAGAACTTACAAATAAGCATAACTTGGACTCAGATGAATTACTAATGGCAATTAAATCTAGAAGGAGTATCCGGAAATTTAAAGATAAAGAAGTTTCTTCAGAAATTGTAAAGCAAATTATTGAGGCAGGTAGATACACACCTAGTGCTAAAAATTCACAAGATGTATCATATATTGTTTTGGACAATAAAAAAGCAATATATGAAAAGGAAGCAGTGAAATTTTTTAGAAAAATAAAACCTATTGCAAATATTACTGTTAAATATTCAAAGGAAGTTGAGATTGATGATAACTTTTTCTTCAAACATGCTCCTATTGCAATAATGATAGTAACAAAAGATAAGATTAGTGGTTCACTTGCAGCATCTAATATGGCTCTAATGGCAGAATCTTGCGGTCTGGGGGTTTTATTTAGCGGATATTTTTCAGATGTAGCAAATAATTCTCTAAAGCTAAAAAAGCTTTTAAGTTTAAAATATAGGGACCATATTCTTACAACACTAGTGATTGGATACCCAGATGTTAAATATAGACGAACTGCACAAAAAGAGGCAGCAAGTGTTAGGTACTTATAA
- a CDS encoding metalloregulator ArsR/SmtB family transcription factor encodes MEKECQQRIQEITSKFKECRKAISAMGDETRQLILITLLESDFNGIRVGEITEKTHLSRPAVSHHLKILKEAEIVNVRREGTKNYYYLDSKKSQWKSLTELINLIFVGIQDIGENDVRKGE; translated from the coding sequence ATGGAAAAAGAATGTCAGCAAAGAATACAAGAAATAACATCTAAATTTAAAGAATGTCGTAAAGCTATTTCTGCTATGGGTGATGAAACTAGACAGTTGATTTTAATTACACTCTTAGAGAGTGACTTTAATGGTATACGAGTAGGAGAGATTACAGAAAAAACACATCTTTCTCGTCCTGCTGTATCTCATCATCTTAAAATATTGAAAGAAGCAGAAATTGTTAATGTACGTAGAGAAGGGACGAAAAACTATTACTATCTTGATTCAAAAAAATCACAATGGAAATCACTAACAGAACTAATAAATCTTATATTTGTTGGAATCCAAGATATTGGTGAAAATGATGTAAGAAAAGGTGAGTAA
- a CDS encoding helix-turn-helix domain-containing protein yields the protein MININLKRLRKIHQYTQEELAEKLNISRQSVAKWENGESTPDIDSCIKLAKLYDVRLDDLVNHSEEKSGIIVPPKGKFFFGAVVVGEHGQIVIPKEARDIFNINAGDKLLILGDEERGLGIVHQRDLINFIGHMGVISKEE from the coding sequence ATGATTAATATAAATTTGAAAAGACTAAGAAAAATCCACCAGTACACACAAGAAGAATTAGCTGAAAAACTTAATATTTCTAGGCAATCAGTAGCAAAATGGGAAAATGGAGAATCTACTCCTGATATAGATAGTTGCATTAAACTTGCAAAACTGTATGATGTCAGACTAGATGACTTAGTTAATCATTCAGAAGAAAAATCAGGCATTATAGTACCACCTAAAGGGAAATTTTTCTTTGGAGCAGTTGTAGTTGGTGAACATGGTCAGATTGTTATTCCAAAAGAAGCAAGAGATATATTCAATATAAACGCAGGAGATAAATTATTGATACTTGGAGATGAAGAAAGAGGATTAGGAATTGTTCACCAACGTGATTTGATAAATTTTATAGGTCATATGGGAGTAATAAGTAAAGAAGAGTGA
- a CDS encoding glucosyltransferase, whose protein sequence is MDKIVFFSIPAYGHTNPTIEVVRELVDRGNEVLYYSFNEFKDKIEGTGAKFVCCDKYLPELRPGDEKKIGKDFAGLIEMIVDTSISLDEKVCRELKDFNPDCIVSDSLSFWGKLFAQKLDISYICSTTTFAINKYTAKMMKQSFKEIICMVFGMRRINKKIKLLQRKGYEIKNFISIVSNDNDTNTIVYTSKEFQPMVETFSSKYSFVGPSVSKVIVKPKERNKKLIYISLGTINNKNINFYENCINAFKDFDVDVIMSVGRNTDIKSLGHIPSNFEVKNSVEQIVILQEADVFITHCGMNSVNESLYYGVPMVLFPQHSEQRMVANRVIHLGAGIMLKENKPEDIKDEVFQVMNDNEYKENAVKLSKSFYNAGGSKKAADVILQVICDSRQIKI, encoded by the coding sequence ATGGATAAAATAGTATTTTTTAGTATTCCTGCATATGGTCATACCAATCCTACAATTGAAGTAGTTCGTGAATTGGTAGATAGAGGGAATGAAGTATTGTATTATTCTTTTAATGAATTTAAAGATAAAATTGAAGGTACTGGAGCAAAATTTGTTTGTTGTGATAAATATCTTCCAGAATTACGTCCTGGAGATGAGAAAAAAATTGGTAAGGATTTTGCAGGATTAATTGAGATGATAGTAGACACCTCTATATCTTTAGATGAAAAAGTTTGTAGAGAACTTAAGGACTTTAATCCAGATTGTATTGTATCAGATTCATTAAGTTTTTGGGGAAAATTATTTGCACAAAAACTTGATATTTCATATATATGCTCTACAACAACTTTTGCTATTAATAAATATACAGCAAAGATGATGAAACAAAGTTTTAAGGAAATCATATGTATGGTTTTTGGCATGAGACGTATTAATAAAAAAATAAAGCTTTTACAAAGAAAAGGATATGAGATAAAAAACTTTATTTCTATAGTTTCTAATGACAATGATACAAATACTATTGTATATACATCAAAAGAATTCCAGCCAATGGTAGAAACTTTTTCTAGTAAATATTCATTTGTAGGTCCATCAGTATCAAAGGTGATTGTTAAACCTAAAGAGAGAAATAAAAAATTAATATATATTTCACTTGGTACAATTAATAATAAAAATATTAACTTTTATGAAAATTGTATAAATGCATTTAAAGATTTTGATGTTGATGTAATTATGTCTGTTGGTAGAAATACTGATATTAAAAGTTTAGGACATATACCAAGTAATTTCGAAGTTAAAAATAGTGTCGAACAGATTGTGATACTTCAAGAAGCTGATGTGTTTATTACTCATTGTGGGATGAATAGTGTTAATGAAAGTTTATATTATGGAGTACCAATGGTATTATTTCCACAACATTCAGAGCAGAGAATGGTAGCTAATAGAGTTATTCATTTAGGTGCAGGAATTATGTTAAAAGAAAATAAGCCAGAAGATATTAAAGATGAAGTATTTCAAGTTATGAATGACAATGAATACAAAGAAAATGCAGTTAAACTATCAAAAAGCTTTTATAATGCAGGAGGTTCAAAAAAAGCAGCAGATGTAATATTACAGGTTATATGTGATAGTAGACAAATTAAAATATAG
- a CDS encoding DUF3139 domain-containing protein, with product MKKYKVILGVLIISIISATGFVVYKNYIKPWKDAETYIDKYMVKQDISEDNIQSITKEKAKKASYKGILYRVYYKDDPQYEYQYFYSDDYYALYVNKVMLQVYDMENNNKLLRSSEELKGVKHPPIYLKYKLDK from the coding sequence ATGAAAAAATATAAAGTTATTTTAGGAGTATTAATTATAAGTATTATAAGCGCAACAGGGTTTGTTGTATATAAAAACTATATTAAGCCATGGAAGGATGCTGAAACATATATTGATAAGTATATGGTAAAGCAAGATATTTCAGAAGATAATATACAGAGTATTACAAAAGAAAAAGCAAAGAAAGCAAGTTACAAAGGAATACTATACAGAGTATATTACAAAGATGACCCTCAATATGAATATCAATATTTTTATAGTGATGATTATTATGCTCTATATGTAAATAAAGTAATGTTACAAGTTTATGATATGGAAAATAATAATAAACTTTTAAGAAGCAGTGAAGAATTAAAAGGTGTGAAGCATCCACCGATTTATCTTAAATATAAGCTGGATAAATAG